The following are from one region of the Littorina saxatilis isolate snail1 linkage group LG4, US_GU_Lsax_2.0, whole genome shotgun sequence genome:
- the LOC138963961 gene encoding properdin-like: MKLQSLALLGSVLLSCVFFVEGRVFCFRRLKKRGKCGGHLKKLNYASPEDCCAGRGVGFATRKQKVGRNRFVCTPCTEPGSSKLPLPKKKDKKHNKRRNNKKRNKQADAAARTTSPPRPLNDVTQPETTTKRVDDWPKPRTENENKFGYYSFPRSDDDDVVKVEWSDWSPCSATCGAGWRSRFKVCDGCDKNDYENVMSRPCMINFYCPVDGNWGPWFPWQSCSQSCNGGTRVRQRKCNYPPPAYGGQTCPGPAGNEQDCNEQPCPVDGAWSTWSEFTLCSATCGPGVKRRVRACDSPSPANGGKECPGSPVLTRKCEMTKCPQDGHWSLWAEWSQCTATCGAGLRTRSRGCNSPRPMHGGKDCEGESVQTMNCVSARPCPVNGAWSEWNDYGFCRAPRCSWGFRIRTRLCSQPRPQHGGRPCEGTQYQRVECFNDQDCPRNGTWCPWSDWSACSATCAEQTSLQVRQRTCTCPDPRFGGNDCEGDSLEVRDCSDVPYCNIGKEGKAKGGKSRMCGDSEVEGSGADEDCDQEEEEEGEGEGEGQGSEEVTQDTAPSQE, translated from the exons GGCGCGTATTTTGCTTCCGACGACTGAAGAAGCGCGGAAAGTGCGGGGGACACCTCAAGAAACTCAACTACGCAAGTCCTGAGGACTGCTGTGCTGGCAGAGGCGTGGGATTTGCCACCAGAAAG CAAAAGGTGGGTCGAAACCGCTTCGTGTGCACTCCCTGCACGGAACCGGGGTCCAGCAAGCTGCCTCTTCCGAAGAAGAAGGACAAGAAACACAACAAGAGACGCAATAACAAGAAACGCAACAAACAGGCAGACGCCGCTGCCAGAACTACGTCACCACCTCGACCCCTCAACGACGTCACCCAGCCCGAAACGACGACGAAACGAGTGGACGACTGGCCAAAGCCACGGACAG AGAACGAGAACAAGTTTGGCTACTACTCCTTTCCGCGCTCTGACGATGATGACGTGGTGAAAGTGGAATGGTCGGATTGGTCTCCCTGCAGTGCCACGTGTGGAGCTGGGTGGAG ATCGCGGTTCAAGGTGTGTGACGGGTGTGACAAGAACGACTATGAGAACGTGATGTCCAGACCCTGCATgatcaacttctactgcccgg TGGACGGGAACTGGGGGCCGTGGTTCCCCTGGCAGTCGTGCTCACAGTCATGCAACGGCGGAACTCGGGTACGCCAACGCAAGTGCAACTACCCGCCACCCGCTTATGGCGGACAGACGTGTCCAGGGCCCGCAGGAAACGAACAGGACTGCAAcgagcaaccttgtccag TGGATGGCGCTTGGAGCACATGGTCCGAGTTCACGCTGTGTAGTGCCACGTGCGGTCCTGGGGTCAAGCgccgcgtgcgcgcgtgcgacAGCCCCTCCCCGGCCAACGGGGGCAAAGAGTGCCCAGGGTCCCCCGTGCTGACCAGGAAGTGCGAAATGACCAAATGTCCGC AGGATGGACACTGGTCACTGTGGGCCGAGTGGTCCCAATGCACGGCCACGTGCGGAGCTGGCTTGCGCACGCGGTCTCGTGGATGCAACAGTCCACGCCCGATGCATGGTGGGAAAGATTGTGAGGGCGAGAGTGTTCAGACTATGAATTGCGTCAGTGCCAGACCCTGCCCTG TGAACGGAGCCTGGAGCGAGTGGAACGACTACGGGTTTTGCCGCGCGCCGCGCTGTTCCTGGGGCTTCCGCATCCGCACACGTCTGTGTAGTCAGCCTCGTCCGCAACATGGCGGCCGCCCTTGTGAAGGCACACAGTACCAGCGCGTGGAGTGCTTCAACGACCAAGACTGTCCTC GCAACGGGACGTGGTGTCCATGGAGCGACTGGTCAGCGTGTTCCGCCACCTGCGCAGAGCAGACGTCACTGCAAGTACGTCAGCGCACGTGCACATGTCCAGATCCTCGTTTTGGTGGAAACGACTGCGAGG GTGACAGCCTGGAGGTGAGAGACTGTTCTGATGTGCCCTACTGCAATATCGGTAAAGAAG GCAAAGCAAAGGGAGGCAAATCACGCATGTGTGGAGACAGTGAAGTTGAGGGCTCCGGAGCGGATGAAGACTGCGATCAG gaggaggaggaggagggagagggagagggagagggtcaGGGAAGCGAGGAAGTAACGCAGGACACCGCACCCAGTCAGGAATAA